The Anastrepha ludens isolate Willacy chromosome 2, idAnaLude1.1, whole genome shotgun sequence genome contains a region encoding:
- the LOC128856031 gene encoding uncharacterized protein LOC128856031 — MDNVRMPFLSEETLKTQRVEVYLNDLKERLKELRVQHDEVIQNSVDIIKEIDEVSSELLLPQNSGVSPNHNAAKIKQLIQEFETARESNSTKAPISIESKVDIRKILQNFEKLNDSHVLKESLVLFKRAKESLEKIDTFLGTHLEHVITQSANVDKPNTEPPITRESTTVAKIDNTNDELLASPKPSLDIINTIANNDRSNTAHGYEKLTNTSVSFTSPSNITATGTQMSTNSNSNIKDRINIFNNAKLAYRLPHKPTELSSCYASCCSSVTSLDVYQSTENVYQQETYKNESNGVNALEIGYEGDNDDSEYDLLALKRKRNKISSANQ; from the exons ATGGATAACGTTAGAATGCCTTTTT TATCCGAGGAGACGCTCAAAACTCAGCGTGTTGAAGTTTATCTGAACGATCTAAAAGAAAGACTGAAGGAGTTGCGTGTGCAACATGATGAAGTCATACAAAATTCAGTGGATATCATAAAAGAGATTGATGAAGTCTCCTCCGAGCTATTGCTGCCACAAAACAGTGGGGTCAGTCCCAACCACAATGCTGCCAAAATAAAACAGCTTATACAAGAGTTCGAAACTGCAAGAGAATCTAACTCAACAAAGGCACCAATATCTATCGAAAGCAAAGTAGACATCCGTaagattttacaaaattttgaaaaactaaacgATAGCCACGTACTTAAGGAGAGCCTTGTGCTTTTCAAACGCGCCAAAGAGTCACTCGAGAAAATCGATACATTTCTCGGTACGCACTTGGAACATGTTATTACTCAATCTGCGAATGTAGACAAACCGAACACTGAGCCCCCAATAACAAGAGAGAGCACAACAGTTGCGAAGATCGATAACACCAATGACGAGTTGTTGGCTTCACCGAAACCCAGTTTAGATATCATAAACACCATTGCTAACAATGACCGCAGCAACACAGCGCACGGCTATGAAAAATTAACTAATACATCTGTCTCATTCACCAGTCCATCTAACATAACGGCCACTGGAACACAAATGTCCACAAATAGCAATTCCAACATAAAAGAtcgaataaatatatttaataatgcgAAGCTAGCGTATCGTCTGCCACATAAGCCAACGGAATTATCCTCCTGCTATGCTTCCTGTTGTAGCAGTGTAACGAGCTTGGATGTCTATCAATCCACAGAAAATGTTTACCAACAAGAAACGTATAAAAATGAGAGCAATGGAGTTAACGCATTGGAAATTGGCTACGAGGGGGACAATGACGATAGTGAGTATGATTTGCTTGCTCTGAAGCGGAAGAGAAACAAGATTTCGTCCGCAAATCAGTAG
- the LOC128856030 gene encoding solute carrier family 52, riboflavin transporter, member 3-A isoform X1, protein MSEYNDIVKSTYRQEWSDLSDYHEPEQLLSSVIQLHHCGNDKSERETKNTRGFGDDAALSVCLTSQSERLAVSRLTGGYDFGSNYLLNRNPPKKKFIEKMTDIIKSRNFVVDILAIFFGIGTWIGVNGIFIEVPLLVKEAPESWSLASYLSVAVQIGNIGPITYTLIQHFSKRRISDALFIYVMLVVGTLSALFTSFFYNKTLVLFGEERSLALYILSFSSALTACTSSVLFMPYMGRFKEMYLVTYFVGEGLSGLLPSVVSLVQGIGSDSVCVLVNTTSTGEEVYEKQTLPPRFGSMEFFLIIFALFVCSVIAFTLLDRLQISKREYAVGQIGVGNNYKYEENKTTNDMNNAAMKETSANPDKSIQISSNEYVLLLLLIGCLSFFANGMFNSIQSYSSLPYGSSAYHLSVTLSVIANPLACFLAIFIPHTTLRPIYVLCCLCAALTTYVFVTACMSPSPPLHGTSAGSVIVIISWALLIGLVSYTKLSISSVMRAQGGRSLVWTGGLTQIGALLGAVLIFILINYTNSFQEAESSDC, encoded by the exons ATGAGTGAATATAACGATATAGTCAAGTCGACATATAGGCAGGAGTGGAGTGATCTTAGTGACTACCACGAACCAGAACAACTCTTGTCATCAGTAATACAATTACACCATTGCGGAAATGATAAAAGTGAGAGGGAAACTAAAAACACGAGGGGTTTTGGTGACGACGCAGCTCTTTCAGTGTGCTTGACATCGCAGTCGGAGAGGTTGGCGGTTTCGCGTTTGACTGGAGGCTATGATTTTGGCAGCAACTACTTATTAAACAG AAACCCACCTAAAAAGAAATTCATAGAAAAGATGACGGATATAATAAAAAGTCGTAACTTCGTAGTGGATATATTGGCGATATTTTTTGGCATAGGCACATGGATTGGTGTAAACG GCATTTTCATTGAAGTACCACTGCTGGTTAAGGAGGCACCAGAAAGTTGGAGTTTAGCTTCGTATCTTAGCGTTGCCGTGCAAATTGGGAACATAGGTCCGATAACGTATActttgatacagcatttctcaAAGAGACGCATAAGTGACGCattgtttatttatgttatgcTGGTGGTAGGGACATTGTCGGCCTTATTCACcagttttttctacaataaaacATTGGTTTTATTTGGTGAGGAGCGCAGTTTAGCTTTGTATATTCTCAGCTTCTCATCCGCCCTCACGGCTTGTACAAGTTCGGTGCTCTTCATGCCCTACATGGGTCGTTTTAAGGAGATGTACTTAGTGAC TTATTTTGTAGGTGAGGGTTTAAGTGGACTGTTACCAAGTGTCGTATCACTTGTGCAAGGTATCGGCAGTGACTCCGTATGCGTCTTGGTGAATACCACCTCAACCGGCGAAGAGGTCTATGAGAAACAAACACTTCCTCCGCGTTTCGGTTCAATGGAGTTCTTCCTGattatttttgcattgtttGTATGCAGTGTAATTGCATTTACTTTGCTGGATCGTCTTCAAATTTCGAAACGGGAATATGCTGTAGGCCAAATCGGCGTTGGAAACAATTACAAATATGAAGAGAATAAAACAACTAATGATATGAACAATGCAGCGATGAAAGAGACATCAGCCAATCCGGATAAGTCAATCCAAATTTCATCCAACGAATATGTTTTACTATTGCTGCTTATCGGCTGCTTGTCATTCTTTGCCAACGGCATGTTCAACTCCATACAATCCTACTCAAGTTTGCCTTATGGTAGCTCAGCTTACCACCTGTCAGTGACATTGAGTGTAATTGCCAATCCTTTGGCGTGCTTCTTAGCGATTTTTATACCTCATACAACGTTGCGGCCTATATATGTGTTGTGCTGTTTATGTGCTGCTTTAACTACGTATGTCTTTGTTACAGCTTGCATGAGTCCATCGCCGCCATTGCATGGCACATCTGCGGGATCCGTAATCGTA atcATTAGCTGGGCTCTATTAATTGGTTTGGTGAGCTACACTAAGCTGTCGATTTCGTCGGTTATGCGCGCTCAGGGCGGTCGGTCGCTCGTTTGGACTGGCGGTCTGACACAGATTGGTGCTTTATTAGGTGCGGTgctgatatttattttaataaactatACAAACAGTTTTCAAGAAGCGGAGAGCAGTGATTGCTAA
- the LOC128856030 gene encoding solute carrier family 52, riboflavin transporter, member 3-A isoform X2 has translation MTDIIKSRNFVVDILAIFFGIGTWIGVNGIFIEVPLLVKEAPESWSLASYLSVAVQIGNIGPITYTLIQHFSKRRISDALFIYVMLVVGTLSALFTSFFYNKTLVLFGEERSLALYILSFSSALTACTSSVLFMPYMGRFKEMYLVTYFVGEGLSGLLPSVVSLVQGIGSDSVCVLVNTTSTGEEVYEKQTLPPRFGSMEFFLIIFALFVCSVIAFTLLDRLQISKREYAVGQIGVGNNYKYEENKTTNDMNNAAMKETSANPDKSIQISSNEYVLLLLLIGCLSFFANGMFNSIQSYSSLPYGSSAYHLSVTLSVIANPLACFLAIFIPHTTLRPIYVLCCLCAALTTYVFVTACMSPSPPLHGTSAGSVIVIISWALLIGLVSYTKLSISSVMRAQGGRSLVWTGGLTQIGALLGAVLIFILINYTNSFQEAESSDC, from the exons ATGACGGATATAATAAAAAGTCGTAACTTCGTAGTGGATATATTGGCGATATTTTTTGGCATAGGCACATGGATTGGTGTAAACG GCATTTTCATTGAAGTACCACTGCTGGTTAAGGAGGCACCAGAAAGTTGGAGTTTAGCTTCGTATCTTAGCGTTGCCGTGCAAATTGGGAACATAGGTCCGATAACGTATActttgatacagcatttctcaAAGAGACGCATAAGTGACGCattgtttatttatgttatgcTGGTGGTAGGGACATTGTCGGCCTTATTCACcagttttttctacaataaaacATTGGTTTTATTTGGTGAGGAGCGCAGTTTAGCTTTGTATATTCTCAGCTTCTCATCCGCCCTCACGGCTTGTACAAGTTCGGTGCTCTTCATGCCCTACATGGGTCGTTTTAAGGAGATGTACTTAGTGAC TTATTTTGTAGGTGAGGGTTTAAGTGGACTGTTACCAAGTGTCGTATCACTTGTGCAAGGTATCGGCAGTGACTCCGTATGCGTCTTGGTGAATACCACCTCAACCGGCGAAGAGGTCTATGAGAAACAAACACTTCCTCCGCGTTTCGGTTCAATGGAGTTCTTCCTGattatttttgcattgtttGTATGCAGTGTAATTGCATTTACTTTGCTGGATCGTCTTCAAATTTCGAAACGGGAATATGCTGTAGGCCAAATCGGCGTTGGAAACAATTACAAATATGAAGAGAATAAAACAACTAATGATATGAACAATGCAGCGATGAAAGAGACATCAGCCAATCCGGATAAGTCAATCCAAATTTCATCCAACGAATATGTTTTACTATTGCTGCTTATCGGCTGCTTGTCATTCTTTGCCAACGGCATGTTCAACTCCATACAATCCTACTCAAGTTTGCCTTATGGTAGCTCAGCTTACCACCTGTCAGTGACATTGAGTGTAATTGCCAATCCTTTGGCGTGCTTCTTAGCGATTTTTATACCTCATACAACGTTGCGGCCTATATATGTGTTGTGCTGTTTATGTGCTGCTTTAACTACGTATGTCTTTGTTACAGCTTGCATGAGTCCATCGCCGCCATTGCATGGCACATCTGCGGGATCCGTAATCGTA atcATTAGCTGGGCTCTATTAATTGGTTTGGTGAGCTACACTAAGCTGTCGATTTCGTCGGTTATGCGCGCTCAGGGCGGTCGGTCGCTCGTTTGGACTGGCGGTCTGACACAGATTGGTGCTTTATTAGGTGCGGTgctgatatttattttaataaactatACAAACAGTTTTCAAGAAGCGGAGAGCAGTGATTGCTAA
- the LOC128856036 gene encoding ferrochelatase, mitochondrial, translating to MLLKGRILTSKLFTSPTSMRFTATVSNPKTAILMLNMGGPQHTDQVPEFLLRIMTDRDMIQLPVQSRLGPWIAQRRTPEVQKKYKEIGGGSPILKWTELQGELMCKDLDRISPETAPHKHYVGFRYVNPLTEDTLKQIEKEAPERVVLFSQYPQYSCATSGSSFNSIFYHYRQHSLPNNIKFSVIDRWSTHPLLIKTFAERIREELNKFCETKRKDVVILFTAHSLPLKAVNRGDPYPSEVGASVHLVMQELGKSNPYILAWQSKVGPLPWLAPSTDDTIKGYVKQGRKNFILVPIAFVNEHIETLHELDIEYCDELAKEVGVEEIRRAAAPNDHPLFIKALSSIVAEHLKDEKPVNPKFLMRCPMCVNSRCMESKNWYRHICA from the exons ATGTTACTTAAAGGAAGGATATTAACAT CGAAACTATTCACCTCACCTACATCGATGCGGTTTACTGCCACTGTTAGCAATCCTAAGACCGCTATTCTTATGTTAAATATGGGCGGACCACAGCATACGGATCAAGTACCTGAGTTCTTGTTACGAATTATGACTGATCGAGATATGATCCAGTTGCCTGTGCAAAGCCGTTTAGGCCCTTGGATTGCTCAGCGCCGAACACCCGAGGTACagaaaaagtataaagaaattGGTGGTGGTTCACCTATTCTTAAATGGACGGAGTTACAAGGTGAATTAATGTGTAAAGATTTGGATCGTATTTCCCCGGAAACCGCGCCGCACAAACATTACGTGGGGTTTCGCTATGTTAACCCACTCACTGAAGATACGCTGAAgcaaattgaaaa GGAAGCCCCCGAAAGAGTAGTATTGTTTTCCCAATATCCGCAATATAGTTGTGCAACCTCTGGATCCAgttttaattcgattttttaccACTACCGCCAACA ttcccttccaaataatataaaattcagCGTAATTGACCGTTGGTCGACACATCCTCTTTTGATAAAAACATTCGCTGAACGCATACGTGAggagttaaataaattttgtgagaCAAAACGCAAAGACGTCGTTATACTCTTCACAGCACATTCGCTGCCATTGAAAGCTGTGAATCGGGGTGATCCATATCCCTCCGAAGTGGGAGCTAGTGTGCATTTAGTCATGCAAGAACTAGGGAAATCGAATCCTTATATATTGGCGTGGCAATCGAAAGTGGGGCCCTTACCTTGGCTTGCCCCATCTACTGATGATACTATAAAA GGTTATGTAAAACAAGGacgcaaaaatttcattttggttCCAATCGCGTTTGTAAATGAGCATATTGAGACGTTGCATGAGCTGGACATCGAATATTGTGATGAATTGGCTAAAGag GTGGGTGTTGAGGAAATAAGACGTGCCGCTGCACCAAACGATCATCCACTTTTCATCAAAGCGTTAAGTTCAATTGTAGCAGAGCATTTAAAGGATGAGAAACCGGTGAACCCTAAATTTTTGATGCGCTGTCCAATGTGTGTTAATTCACGTTGCATGGaaagtaaaaattggtataGACATATTTGTGCTTAA
- the LOC128856037 gene encoding ferrochelatase, mitochondrial-like, translating into MLLKGRILTLKPFTSPTSMRFTATVSNPKTAILMLNMGGPQHTDQVPEFLLRIMTDRDMIQLPVQSRLGPWIAQRRTPEVQKKYKEIGGGSPILKWTELQGELMCKDLDRISPETAPHKHYVGFRCVSPLTEDALKQIEKEAPERVVLFSQYPQYSCATSGSSFNSIFYHYRQHSLPKNLKFSVIDRWSTHPLLIKTFAERIREELNKFCETKRKDVVILFTAHSLPLKVVNRGDPYPSEVGASVHLVMQELGKSNPYILAWQSKVGPFPWLAPSTRDTLKGYVKQGLKKFILVPIAFVNEHIETLHELDIEYCDELAKEVGVEEIRRAAAPNDHPLFIKALSSIVAEHLKDEKPVNPKFLMRCPMCVNSRCMESKNWYRHICA; encoded by the exons ATGTTACTTAAAGGAAGGATATTAACAT TGAAACCTTTCACCTCACCTACATCGATGCGGTTTACTGCCACTGTTAGCAATCCTAAGACCGCTATTCTTATGTTAAATATGGGCGGACCACAGCATACGGATCAAGTACCTGAGTTCTTGTTACGAATTATGACTGATCGAGATATGATCCAGTTGCCTGTGCAAAGCCGTTTAGGCCCTTGGATTGCTCAGCGCCGAACACCCGAGGTACagaaaaagtataaagaaattGGTGGTGGTTCACCTATTCTTAAATGGACGGAGTTACAAGGTGAATTAATGTGTAAAGATTTGGATCGTATTTCCCCGGAAACCGCGCCGCACAAACATTACGTGGGGTTTCGCTGTGTTAGCCCACTAACTGAAGATGCACTGAAgcaaattgaaaa GGAAGCCCCCGAAAGAGTAGTATTGTTTTCCCAATATCCGCAATATAGTTGTGCAACCTCTGGATCCAgttttaattcgattttttaccACTACCGCCAACA ttcccttccaaagaatttaaaattcaGCGTAATTGACCGTTGGTCGACACATCCTCTTTTGATAAAAACATTCGCTGAACGCATACGTGaagagttaaataaattttgtgagaCAAAACGCAAAGACGTCGTTATACTCTTCACAGCACATTCGCTGCCATTGAAAGTTGTGAATCGGGGTGATCCATATCCCTCCGAAGTTGGAGCTAGTGTGCATTTAGTCATGCAAGAACTAGGGAAATCGAATCCTTATATATTGGCCTGGCAATCGAAAGTGGGGCCCTTTCCCTGGCTTGCGCCATCTACTCGTGATACTTTAAAA GGTTATGTAAAACAAGgactcaaaaaatttattttggttcCAATCGCGTTTGTAAATGAGCATATTGAGACGTTGCATGAGCTGGACATCGAATATTGTGATGAATTGGCTAAAGag GTGGGTGTTGAGGAAATAAGACGTGCCGCTGCACCAAACGATCATCCACTTTTCATCAAAGCGTTAAGTTCAATTGTAGCAGAGCATTTAAAGGATGAGAAACCGGTGAACCCTAAATTTTTGATGCGCTGTCCAATGTGTGTTAATTCACGTTGCATGGaaagtaaaaattggtataGACATATTTGTGCTTAA